The following is a genomic window from uncultured Hyphomonas sp..
TGCTTATTGGCAGGAAAAGACCCGCACGATAGAAGACGCGTTATCAGATGCGCTCCATCAGGCGCTGACTGCAAGATTCGTGGACCGAAGAACAACAGCGCTGCTCGCCAGCCTGAAAAAGGAAGATGCACTCGTGACTGACCTGACGCCGGAAGGCGACGTGACCGTCGAAGGCCACATCGTCGGACGCCTGAAAGGCCTGACCTTCGAACCGGTCCTGGATGCCCGTACACTTGAAGGCAAGGCGGTGCGCGGCGCGGCTGCGGCTGCCATCCGCCCGATGCTGCTGCAACGCCTCGGCGAGATCGCAGGGGCGCCGTCGGATGCCTTCACGCTGGCCGATGATGGCTCGATCGAACATGGCGGCGCCGCTGTGGCGCGCCTGTCGAAAGGTGCCAGCTGGATGGCGCCGCGCGTTGACCTGGTCGGCGCAACCGAGACAGAACCACACGACCGCGAGCCAGCCCGCGCCCGGATCGAGGAATGGCTGCGCAGTGAGATTGCGCGCGTCCTGCCGGTCCACTGGAAACTGTCGGCGGAGAAATCCGGCGAGACGCTGGACGGCCTGCCGCGCGGCCTTGCCTTCCGCGTGCTGGAAAGCGGCGCGGCGGTGGACCTGCGCAATGATGACCAGTCCGTCCGCCTGACACCGGAACAGCGCGAGGCCCTGAAAGGCATCGGCATCCGGGCCGGCCGTGTCGCGGCCCATGTGCCGGACGCGCAGAAGCCTGCCGCCCAGCGGATGATCGCCATCCTGCGCGCCGTGTTTGCCGATGAAGGCTTCCCGCTCGCGCCGGAAGGGGCAGGCTCCTTCGCGCTGGACGGCACCTGGCCGGAAGAAGCGCTCGCGGCAAACGGTTATCTCCGCTTTGGCAAGCGCGCGGTGCGGGCTGACCTTGCCGAGCGTCTCGGCTGGGAACTTTCCAAGCGCCGCCGCGAGGCCGGCAAGAACGCCTTCGCCATCCCGATCGATCTCGCTTCGGTCGTGTCCTGCCCGGCAGATGACTGGCCGGCGGTGCTGAAAGGCTTCGGCCTCGCCCCGGCGGAGAAGGACAAGGATACCGGCGCCGTGATGCTGTGGCGCTATGGTGCCCGGTCGCGCCCCGAAGAGGGGACAGGCCGTCCGCCGCGCCGTGACGGCGGGCAAGGGCAGGGTAAACGCCCTGAAAACCAGGGGAGCAACCGCGGAGGCGGCAAACGCGGGCAGGATCGGGGCGGCCGGCAGGGCCAGCCCGGCCGTTCGGCCCATCGCGGCGCGCCGCAAAGCCGCCAGCCGGACCCGAACAGCCCCTTCGCGGCACTGGCCGCCCTGCTGCCGCCGGAACCGCCGCCGAAAAAGAAGCGCAAGCCGAAGAAAAAGGGCGGTCCGAAACCGGATGCCGCCAACGCCAAGGCTGCGCCGGAGGCAGGTAGCTTCACCTACAAACCGTTCAGCTGAGCGCGCCCATGGCCGACACGCTGCGCCTTGATGTCTGGCTGTGGCGAGCGCGCTTTTTCAAGACACGGTCCCTGGCTGCCGGCCATGTGCGCGGACGCGGGGTACGCCTGTCGCACAACGGGCAGACCCGGCGGATCGACAAGCCCGGACAGGTGATCACACCGGGTGATGTTGTAACCCTTGCGCGAGGGGCGCATATAACCAGCCTCGAGATCCTGGACCTTGGCACACGGCGCGGCCCGCCGGCGGAGGCTCAGGCGCTCTACAGACTGTTGGAAGGCGGACCTGAATGAACATCCTGCGAAACCTCTTCCGGTCCCGGACACCCGCAGAGCGGGATATGGACCCGAAGCTGGCCGCTGCTGCGCTTCTGGTCGAAGCTGCGCTGGTCGATGGCGTATATGTGAACATCGAAAGCGACATGATCGCAGAGATCCTGCTGGACGCGTTCGATCTGGACGCCGACCAGGTGGATGATCTGATCACCGAAGGCGAAACGCTCGCCGAAGAGGCCGTCGATTCCTTCAATTTCACCCGGCATGTGAAAAAACTTCCCATGGAAACAAGGGTTTCAGTGATTGAGGGGCTGTACCGGGTGGCGCTTTCCGACGGGGAGCGGTCTGACGAGGAGGATGCCTTCATCCGCCATGTCGCCTCGCTGCTCTATGTGGATGATGTCTCCCGCGCAGGCGCCCGTCAGCGCGCCGAAGCCCGTCGCACGGCCTAAAGCTAAACACACCGTGCAGGACACCGCATTGACAGGGCCCGCTCAGCGCGCCATTTCGCCCCTGCAAAATTCCTCTGAAGAAGCCTTCCGCCCATGACCTATATCGTTGTCGACGCCTGTATCCGCTGCAAATACATGGATTGCGTCGAGGTTTGCCCTGTCGATTGCTTCTACGAGGGCGAGAACATGCTCGTCATCCATCCGGAGGAGTGCATCGACTGCGGCGTCTGCGAACCGGAATGCCCGGTCGAGGCCATCAAGCCCGATACCGAGGACGATCCGGACGGCAAATGGTTGAAGCTCAATTCCGAGTATTCGAAGACCTGGCCAAACATCACGCGTATGAAAGAGCCGCCGGCCGACCGTGAAGAGTTTGCACAGGAAACTGGTAAACTTGAGAAATACTTCAGCGCCAATCCGGGTGCTGGCGACTGACGGTCTGTAAGCCGGCTGCATCCCTGCGGGCCCTGTAAATGCTGCAGATCCAAGGAAAAGTTAACGATTTCCGACGCTTCGTTAACTTCATACATGGTTAACGCTTGCGCAGACCTGTTGAAAAAGCTGCAGATTTGTGATACTGTTCAAACTTGAGCAATAAATGAAAAGAGCTGCAATTTCCTAACTCAGACCGTACACACAGCGGACTGGGGTGGGTTTCTTCGGCTCTTTATACGCGTAGAAAAGGGCGATATCCGACATGGCGAAAAAAACAGATGCGTCACTGACGTTCGGGGTGGGTCAAAGCGTCGTTTACCCGGCACACGGGGTCGGCAAGATCACCGGGGTCGAGAAGCAGACTGTCGCCGGGATGGAACTGGAAGTTTACGTCGTCGCCTTCGACCAGGACAAAATGATCCTGCGCGTGCCGACCAATCGCGCCGAAGCCTCCGGCATGCGCGCGCTGGCCGGCTCCAAGCTGGTTGACGATGCCCTGAAGACGCTGGGCGGCAAGGCCCGCATCAAGCGCACCATGTGGTCGCGCCG
Proteins encoded in this region:
- the fdxA gene encoding ferredoxin FdxA gives rise to the protein MTYIVVDACIRCKYMDCVEVCPVDCFYEGENMLVIHPEECIDCGVCEPECPVEAIKPDTEDDPDGKWLKLNSEYSKTWPNITRMKEPPADREEFAQETGKLEKYFSANPGAGD
- a CDS encoding S4 domain-containing protein; the encoded protein is MADTLRLDVWLWRARFFKTRSLAAGHVRGRGVRLSHNGQTRRIDKPGQVITPGDVVTLARGAHITSLEILDLGTRRGPPAEAQALYRLLEGGPE
- a CDS encoding TerB family tellurite resistance protein — translated: MNILRNLFRSRTPAERDMDPKLAAAALLVEAALVDGVYVNIESDMIAEILLDAFDLDADQVDDLITEGETLAEEAVDSFNFTRHVKKLPMETRVSVIEGLYRVALSDGERSDEEDAFIRHVASLLYVDDVSRAGARQRAEARRTA
- a CDS encoding helicase-related protein encodes the protein MQSSLKAILGPTNTGKTHYAIERMTGFGTGMIGLPLRLLAREVYDRVVERKGEASAALITGEERIVPSTARYFICTVEAMPVELRTDFVAIDEIQLAQDEDRGHIFTDRILNLRGNHETLLLGSDTMRGILGELKLGAGTEPRERFSELRYIGHTKITKLPKRTAIVGFSAEEVYAIAELLRRQKGGAAVVMGALSPRTRNAQVEMFQSGEVDYIVATDAIGMGLNLDVDRVVFASRSKFDGRRHRPLTLAECGQIAGRAGRFRQDGEFGETADCPPFEEEQWRAIEAHRFDPVDAIQWRNSDLDFSSLKTLIRSLEKPSGNPVLIHTPHALDEWVLRRMSEDGHIGPDVSGARKVRRLWDLARLPDFRKLGPEGHGRLVLGLAETLIDPDARLSNAGMERRLDDLSSTEGDIAKLQQRLASIRTWTYAANRPDWLENPAYWQEKTRTIEDALSDALHQALTARFVDRRTTALLASLKKEDALVTDLTPEGDVTVEGHIVGRLKGLTFEPVLDARTLEGKAVRGAAAAAIRPMLLQRLGEIAGAPSDAFTLADDGSIEHGGAAVARLSKGASWMAPRVDLVGATETEPHDREPARARIEEWLRSEIARVLPVHWKLSAEKSGETLDGLPRGLAFRVLESGAAVDLRNDDQSVRLTPEQREALKGIGIRAGRVAAHVPDAQKPAAQRMIAILRAVFADEGFPLAPEGAGSFALDGTWPEEALAANGYLRFGKRAVRADLAERLGWELSKRRREAGKNAFAIPIDLASVVSCPADDWPAVLKGFGLAPAEKDKDTGAVMLWRYGARSRPEEGTGRPPRRDGGQGQGKRPENQGSNRGGGKRGQDRGGRQGQPGRSAHRGAPQSRQPDPNSPFAALAALLPPEPPPKKKRKPKKKGGPKPDAANAKAAPEAGSFTYKPFS
- a CDS encoding CarD family transcriptional regulator, giving the protein MAKKTDASLTFGVGQSVVYPAHGVGKITGVEKQTVAGMELEVYVVAFDQDKMILRVPTNRAEASGMRALAGSKLVDDALKTLGGKARIKRTMWSRRAQEYEAKINSGDLISIAEVVRDLHRGEDQPEQSYSERQLYENALDRMARELAAVENIDKTDAMEKLAKSLAKKKVAA